TGTGGGCGGGGCGCGAGGTTGCGCCCGGAGTGCAGGCGGTGCAGCGGGCGGTCGAGGATCGTCTGTCGTCCTTACACCCGGGCACCAAGACCCTGCTCCTGATGGTCGAAGACCTCGAACTGCGGGGGCTGCTGGCTTCGGATCTGGAGCAAGCCGGCTATGCCCTGGTCGTTCCCGAGCACGGTTCGGATGTGCTGCCGCTGGTGCGGCAGGAAAGGCCGGACCTGGTAATGCTCGACGTGATGTTGCGCGACCCTCCCCCGTTCGATCTGGCGACGTTGATCAAGCAGGATCGAACTGCGCGCAATACCCCGGTCTTGTTTCTGACCTCGGGGACGGACGAGGAGGACCCGCGACAAGTGGGGGCGGTCGGCTTCGTCGTCCGACCTAGCGGCACCGGCGCCATCCTGGCGACCATCCAGTCGGTGCTGTCGGCCGGCTTGCGCCGATCGGCGAGAGTGATGGTGGTCGAGCCCAACACCGCCCTGCGCGAGGCCATGATCGTGATGCTGCAGCAGCAGGACTTCCGGGTGACGGAGGCGATGGCGGCCGAGGAGGCCCTGGTGCTGGCAGAGCGCCTCGAACCGGCCGTGGTCCTGGTCAATGCTCAGGTCGCCCAGGCGCGGGACTACTGGCTGTTGCGCCGGCTGCGCCGACTCTCGGAGAGCATGCAGATCGTGGTGATGGCCGAGGCCATGAGTGAGGCCGAAGGCCGGGCAGCCATCCGGCGCGGCGCCAGCGGCTTCGGTGAAACCGGCAAGCTTCCGGACCTGCTGAACCAGGTCAAGCGGCACTCCGGTTCTGCCTGAGACGTCCAGCTTGAGGCCCCAGGGCGGATCGACGGCGCGCCCCGCGGGCCGAAGCCAGGGCGCGACCCGGTGGCAGCCGGCCAGGCGGGCCGGGGTGTGGTGGACCTTGGCTGCTCTGGTCGAGAGGCGGCCGGGTTGAGGCCGGGCGGCGGACTAGACGACCGTCACCTGGGTGCCCCGGCCGATCTGCAGGGTCGTGTTCAGATCGACCTCGGGCAGCGTCCAGCGATACAACCACTTGGCCTCGCTGGTTCGCATGTTCACGCAGCCGTGGCTGCGCGGCCGACCGAAATCGTTGTGCCAGTAGGTGCCGTGGAAACCGACGCCGGTGTGGTGGAAGAACGAGACCCACGGCACCCCCGGAAGCTCGTAGGCCTCCAGGTCCGAGGTGATGTTGCCGTCTCCCATGTGACGCACAGGCATCTTTTTGTCGATGTAGAACCGGCCATTGGGGGTTGCGGTGGGGATGCCGTTCGGCCCGGGCGTGTCGTTGGGGATGCCGCTCGAGATCTTGGCCTCTAGAACCGGGTGATCGTTCTCGTAGGCCACCAGCGATTGTGAGGCGAGCGAGACCTCAATACGCTTGTGCTCCTGTGGAACGTCAGGTGAGATCGGGGTGAGTTCTTCCGAGGCGATCAGGCGCATGTGCTCCGCTCGAACGTAGTAACGAATGTGCAGCAGGTCATCCACCAGCCGGTACCACACCCGGCCATCGATCCCGTACTCCGCCTGCTCGCCCCAATGGGTGGACTCAAAATAAAGCCGGTACACGGGGTCGGAGGCCGGATCGGGGCGGGCGTAGGCCCGGGTGAAGGGGACGGAGACTTCGAGCAGGCGCCCCGGCTCCGGAATGGACTCGACGGGTTGCTGAGGCTCCCAACGCACCGGCTGAATGCTGCCGGAGTGAGCATACCCATCGCCGAGGCGGTACCAGAGCGGGTTGTGCTTGGGGCCGTCCTGGGCCTCTTCCTCAGCCAGAAGGGGGATCAGCTCGTCTCGCTTGAGCAGCGTCAGCCGGTTGGACCGAAAGTTGGGCTCGGCGTACAGCCCGATCCAAGTGGCTGCCACCCGGCCCAGGCTCGGCGGCCGACTCTCGGCCGCCACCCGCCCGTGGGCAGGGACAGCCAGCGCAGCCAGGCCGGCAACCGTCGAACGCAGGAAGTCGCGGCGTGAGAGGTTCATCGGAGCGAATGAATTCTACCGACGACTGGCATCGGCATCAATAGGACATCCCTCGATGGCCGCCCGGCTGTTCCCGGGCAGGTCCGGTGTGGAAGGATCCGTGCTGAATTGCACATCCAGCCGGGCGCATTCCGGCCATGTGGCCACCCTCGGACAGCTTCCGGCGGGCGCCAAGTCGGGGGTTTGGGCGCAGACGAGATCCCGCCAGCCCTACATGCTAGGTGCCCACCCGAGCGGCATCAACTGCCCGACCTCGGGCGCGGGCGGAGGCTGCCCGGTCGGGCCGATGACCCCGATCGCACCTGGTTGCACGCCTGCCCGCACGCGCCATGTACGGCGTGCACTCCTTCGCCCAATGCTTCACTCGGGCCGTCGGATCGGGGTGGGTCCCCCAATACCCCAACTTCGAGGATGCGTTGTATCCTCGCACCAAGCCGAGAAAAGGAATTCTGGACTCGCCAAGGCGGGCCAAGGAGCTGGCTGAAAAGCTTGCCGCAACGCCGAGGAAGCGGCACCTGTCGGGGTTGGGGATTCGCCCAATCCCAGGCAACTTCCAAGTCCTCTTCTCGCCTGAGGGCTCTTCTGCAGCCGGCTTGCCCTGGGCCGATGAGAGCGTGCAGAGCGGGGTCCAAGAAAGAGCCGAAGGGGCTGACGGTATCGATGGGGAGAGGAAAGGAGAGGTTCGGTGCGAATGCGCTTGTTCGTCGCCCTGGAACTTGAGCCACCCGTTCGCCAGAGGCTCTGGCGGACACAGGCTGACCTACAGCATGGGACGGAGCCGGAGTGGGTGCGTTGGGTTCAGCCCGACGGGATCCACCTGACGTTGAAGTTCCTCGGGGACGTTGAGGCTGTGAAGGCCGAAGCCATCTCGACCGCCCTCAACGAGGCAACCGCCCGCCACCCGCGGTGTGCCTTCACGGTCTCCGGCTTGGGAGCATTTCCGAACCCCGACCGGGCCCGGGTCATCTGGGTGGGTCTGGAGGACCCTGACGGGACTGTGGCCGCGTTGCAGGCCGGCGTTGAATCCGCATTGGGCAAGTTGGGGTTCGAGCCTGAGACCAAGCCGTTCCGACCACACCTGACGCTGGGGCGGGTCCGAGATGGGATCGGGCGTGAGCCGGCGGCGACCCTGGCGCACCTGCTCAAGACCGCGCCGGCGCTCGATCCGCTGCCGACGACGTCAGACAAGGTGGCGCTGATCCAGAGCCAGCTTCGGCCAACTGGGGCCGTGTACAGGGTGGTCAGCCGGCATGTGCTTGGAGGCCCTGCCGAGAGGTTGGCGGAGGGCGAAACCTGATCCGCAGGAGGCTCGAGCTGGTCAAGCTGCAGGCTTCGTGAAGACGGCTTGGCTGCAAGTGGCCGTGGTGGGCTGCGCCAGGTGTTCGATGGATGAAGGCCAGGCCGCCGATGACCTCGGGCGCAGGCTGGCCCTGGCCGAGGCCGAGCTGCTCTGCGGCGGAAGGGCAGGGATCGTGGGGGCCGCTTGCCGCGGCGCCCGCCTGGCACGAGGCACGAGCGTTGGAATCTTGCCCGGCAAGGTGATAGAGTCAGGCGACCGAGGGCTGTCCGTCTGCCTTCCGACTGGGATGGAGGCTGGGCGCAACGGGTTGCTCGTTGCCTGCGCGCATTCGGTCATTGCGATTGGCGGGGGTGATGGCACCCTGTCCGAGATTGCGCTGGCGCTCAAGGCCGGCAGGCAGGTGATCGGGCTGGCAACTTCGGAGGCAGAGAGCCCGGCGGGCGGGCGGAAACCCGGGCTCCAGGCACAATCCCCCGCCGAGCCTGCTGAGGCTGCCCTTGCCGCGGCGTTGACGGTTCGCCGGCCTGGGGGATGGGAGGAGGCGGCTCATCGAAGGACTTGAGCTAGCACGCACGCTGGTCGATCTTCTGGCAGAGAAGAAGGGCGAGGATATCCTGCTGCTGGATCTGACGGAGGTCGGAACCTTCACCGACTATTTCGTCCTGTGTTCCGGGTTAAGCGAGCGGACGCTAGGAGCGCTGGCGGACGAGGCCAGCCGGGGCGTGAAGCGCAGACATCACATCACCTGCCGGGCCCAAGAGGGAACCGCCTCCAGCGGATGGGTCCTGTTGGACTTCGGCCCGGTTGTGGTCCATCTGTTTCTGGCTGCCGTCCGCCAGTACTATGCCCTCGAGGAATTGTGGCGCGACGGACGTCGGCTCGTGCATATGCCCTGAGGCCCACGCCCTCCGGCCGGTGCAGTGCCTGCTACTGAATTAGCCACATCCAGGCCTGAGTAAGGGGAGTAGGGCGGAAGCCTGCTCCCCGTTACGATTCGCTCTCGCCGAAGCCTCGTTGTGGACCGAGCCTATGGACCTGGGGCAATCGCAGCCAGACGTGGGCCTGTCAGGCTGCAGGAATGCGTTGCGCCCAGCTCCTCGAACGGGGGCGGCCCGCCCCGGCTCTGACTAGGCCTCGAAAACCCAGCGATCGGCCTCCCGGCTCCAGACCACCAGTTCGGCTGGTGAAAACCACAAGGCGACTTCCTCAGCCGCGGTCTCCGGGGAGTCGGAGGCGTGGGTCAGGTTGCGGCCGACCATAAGGCCGAAATCATGGCGGACGGAGCCCGGCGCGGCCTCGGTCGGCCGCGTGGCGCCCATGGTCTGCCGGACGGCCGCAATAGCCGATGGCCCTTCCCAGACCATGGCCACGACTGGGGAGGAAGTGATGTAAGCGATCAGTCCTTCGTAGAAGGGCTTGCCTTTGTGCACAGCGTAGTGCTTCTCGGCGAGCTGCTTGTCGACCTGAAGGAATCGGGCTGCGACGAGACGCAAGCCGCGGCGCTCGAGCCGAGCGGTGATCTCGCCGATCAGGCCACGCTGGACGGCGTCCGGCTTGATGAGAACCAGCGTCTTCTCCAACCTTGCCTCCACAAATGCGAACTCGGGGGGTCCCCGAGTTCTGCAGGTTTGACCTTCTGGGTGCTGACTCCCGGCTGTCAGCCGGCCTTGATGCCGCGATTGTAGGCGTCTACGGCTTCGTCCAGCCGCTCGGCGCGCATGTAGGCGTCACCAAGAAGCTGCCAGAGCCCGGCTTCGCTCGGGAAGTGCTCGGCCGCCATTCGGAGCTCGGTGATGACAGTCTCAAGCTCATACTTCTTCTTGATGACCGTAGCATAGTCCTTGGATGCCTTGTCAAAATCGCCCTTGGACAAGTGCTGTCGGGCACGGGCCAGGGCGTCGGCGCCGCCGGGGCTCTTGAGCTTGGGCCGAGCAGCACCCGCCGCCTCGGCCGAGGGGGCGGTCGCGGGCGGGGCCACAACGGGCGGCAGGACGACCTCAGGTGCAGGAGGCGCCGCGGGGGCCGGCGGTGCTGGCTGGAGCCACGCCTCATCCACCGGCGTCCACGTGGGCTTCTTGGGCGGGACTTCCGGCGAAGGCGGGACCTCTGCTGGCGGAGGGGGTGGCGCCACAGCGGCCGGCGCCGGAAGGCCACGGGCGGCGGCAGGTGCAGCAGGCTGCGGCTCAGCCACGGGTGGCGGCGATTCGGGCTCGGGCTGCGCCATGCTCAAGCTCCTGAGCCAGATCGTGATGTCTTCCTCCTCGGGTTCGGGCGGTGGAGCAGCAGGGCGTTCCGGCTGGGGCGGTGTCGGCGGGGTCTGTTCCACGGCTGTCACCTCTTCGATCGGCGCAGGGGAGGCGGGCACCTCTGCCGTTGTTTGCCCCCATAGGGTAGCCGCCGCGGTGCCCGTCATGGCTGCAGCTGGTTCCTGGACGCCCGCCAGCTGGTCCAACCATTCCATGCCAGCCTGAGCATCCTCGGGAATCGGCGCCCGAGACGGAGGGGTCGGGGCGGGCAGCACGGATGGCATCTCGGCCCGCGGGATGACCCCCGAGGGAACGCCTTCGTCGTCCTGCCGCTGGGCGAGATCCTCCAGCCAGCGGAATATCTCCTCGTCATCGACCTCCCCGGTCGGCGTGCTGGCAACGGAAGCCACCAAGGGCGGAGGCCCTTCGCCCTCCTCGGGGCCGATCGGGCCGGTCTCCCCTTCGCGCAGCCAATCCAATGCGCCTTCATACTCGAGGTCGGGCGGGGGCGGGGCAGCCGCTGCGGAGCGCGTGGTCGGCGCAGCGGTCTCGTCGGAAGCCGCGTCGGCAAACTCCCGGAGCCAGTCCGGGGTATCGGACGCCACACCCGCTGCGGTACGCTCGGGCTCGCCGGGGACCAGTCGGCCGGAGCCCGCTCCGGTGAAGGCACGCCCGCCCGGAGGCGCCGGAACCAGGTCTTGCTCGGCGGGCTGGGCCCAAGGCGGGGGCTCATCCAGCATCGCTTCGTCCTCAGCAGGGCCAGCCTCGCCTGAGGCTTCCACGTCGGGGGCCAAGACACGTCCAAGCCATTCTGGCGCCGGCAGTTCCTCGGCCTCCAAGGACTGCTCGGGAACCGCGCCGGGCTCCATCGCCGCCAACGCCTTGACCCAGTCCGGGGTCTCCAGCGGTCCACCAGGGAGCTCGGCGGCTTCGGAGGCCACAAGACGCCCGAGCCATTCTGGCTGCTCCAACTCGAACGAAGGGGACTCAACGGGCTCGTCGGCGGATTCCGAGACCATGCCCCGGAGCCAGTCATCGCTCCCGACAGCGGCCGTGGCGGCTTCGGCAGGCAGACCGGATGACGCACCCGCCGGCTCGGCCAGGTCTTCCAGCCAAGCCTCAGGCTCTGGTTCACCTTCGGTTGGCGTCGGTTGCTCCTCTGGGGAGGGTTCCAGAAGGCCGCGCAGCCAGTCGATCGAGGTGGCAGCCGCGGCGGCCGAGGCAACGGGAGCACCGCTCGCATCGCCGGCGGGCTCAGGCAGCGCCTCACCTAGTTCGGCTTCTGCCGGCTGCTCCTGGGGAGCCGTCAAGCGAGCGAGCCAATCGGGCGGCTCTTCGCCCTGGCCTTCCTCGGAAGAGGCCTCCAGCCAAGACGGCTCGGCATCCATTGCCGATGCCCGGGCATCCACCCCATCCGGCAATTGCGCATAGTCCTCCGGCTCAGGTTCTGAGCCGAGGATTGAGCGCAGCCAATCGGGGGCCTCCTCGGCGGAGGGGCCACGGTCTTCTGCTTCAAACTCCGGCTGAGCCGGGGGCTCAGAGGTCTCGTCCATTAAGCCGGCGAGCTCAGGGGGGTTTGCCTGCTCGGGTTCCTGGGCGGCAGCAATGGCGACTCCACTCAGCCATCCGGGGAGCTCGGCGGGGGGTAGCGACTTCGGCTCTGAGCTGGCAGGTTCGAATCCGACTTCCTCGGCCGCGGCTTCTTGCAGCCAATCGGGAGCCCCTTCTGGCACACCGGACGCCTCCAGATCGAGGGGCTCGGCGTCGGCGGACCCAGGCTTGTCACGATCACCAAGCCAGTAGACGATCGTCTCGCTTGCCCCAGGGGCCACATCATCCAGCCAGGTGGGTAGCTCCGCGCGCTCGAGCTTGTCGACGGTTGACTCGTCCGGAGACTCAGGGGTCCGTGCTTCAGGCGTCAGGGAGCCGGCGGCGGTTTCGTCCTGCTTGCTGCTGGCAGCATGGAGCGCCGCCGCCGCGGCGGCCGGGGTTGCCATGGCTTGGATTTCCTTCATCCACTGCGGCGGTCCTCCGCCTGGTGGTGCCTCACTGGTTTCGGCTGGGCCCGCTGGCTGGGAAGGCGGGGATATCTCACTCAGCCATCCTGGCATCTCGGCTGCGGCGAGCGGCTGTGCAGGCCGAACACCCTCGGGTCCAGCCAAACCCTCCAGCTCGCTGTCGCTGAAGGCCACCGGCCCCTCCGCAGCTTCGCCCTTCGAGGGATGCCAGCCGGCTTCCCCCATCCACTCCGGAATGGGCGCCTCAGGTGGAGCCTTGGCGCCGGCGAAGGGGTGGACGCCTTCCGCCGGTTGACGGGGGGCGGGGATCGGGGCCGGCTCAGGCGCGGGCTGAGATTCGAGCCAGGAGGGCAGGTTGACCGGCGCCGGCGCCGGCTTCTGGCTCTTGAGTTCTGCGCCGAGGGAGGCAGCCCAAACCGGCCTGCCTTGCGCCAGAGGGGTCAGCGACTGGCCGGGGGACCAGGCCAGTTTCTCCAGCCTGACCGAGGCCGCGTCCACGGTCGAGGGCTCGACCATGGCCGATTCGACGAAAGCGGCGTAAGGATCGAGGGCAGCCAGGCGCCGGTGATACGAGGCCGCCTCTTCGACTTTGTCCGCACCTTGGAGTGAGGTGGCGAGGATCCGGTTGGCGTCGCGGCAGAAGGGCAGCTTCTCAAGGATCGCTTTGCTGACGCCGAAGGCCTCCTGACGCTGGTTCATGCGCCAGTACAGGTTGGCCAGAAGGACCTGCAGGTCCGGGCGTTCGGGATCTTCATTCAGCGCCGAACGCAGTTCGGCCACGGCTTGCTGGTACAGCTCTCCGTGGGCGTACATCCGGGCCAGCGCACCTCGGGTCAGGCGAACCTTGTGGGGTTCCATCCCATCCCGCCGGCCGATCAGGCGGCGCAGTTCCTGCTGGATGGTTGGGTTGGCCGGGTTGGTCTCGAAGGCCCGCTCCATGTGCCAGAGGCTGGCATCCAGGTTCCCTTCATCCTCGCGTACGATGGACATGCCCACATGAGCCACGAAGTCATCTGGGACCGCCGACAGGACGCGCTGGAACAGGTCCGCCGCGTCTCCGTAGCGCTTGGCCTCCAGGTAGGCTTTGCCGAGCAGGCGGTAGGTGTCGAGGTGCTTGGGGTAAGTCTCGAGGATGTGGCGGCAATGGGCAATCGACTGATCGAGCTGCTCTTGCTCGATCGACTCGTCGATTTCTTTCACATAGGTCCGCAGGGCGATTTCTGCCATTTTCCCCTTGTTTTTCAGAGTATGCCCCACTTGGAGGAGTAGCGCAAGCCTCGCCGGAGTCCTGCATTCCCGGGCGGGCCGCCCGGCGTGCCTGCCTGGTTGCCAGTGGCGTGCCACACGCTCGTGGGTTCCGGGGGGATCCGGCTACAGTCTGTGGACCTGGCGGGCAGTCGCCAGCACCCGTGTCGAGTCGGCTTCCGGGTAGGGCGCAGAGCCGAGTGGGTCGGGCGGCTGAGGCAGGCTGGCGATTGCGCACAGCGACGCCTCGACACAGCCGGCCAAGGCCTGGGGGTCGTAGCCGCCTTCCAGGCTCAGGCACAGCCTGCCGCCACATACCGAGTCGGCCAACTCCGCCAGCATGCGGAGGAGCCGATAAGCCCCGGCGCACGAGAGCTGCAGATTGGCGAGGGGGTCGCGCCAGTGGGTGTCGAATCCGGCCGAGACCAGGATCATTTGGGGCTGGAAGCGCTGGGCCAGTGGGAAGGCGATCTGCTCGGCAGCGGCGAGAAGAGCGCTATCGCCGGAATAGCCAGGCAGCGGAAGGTTGACGGTGGTGCCCTCCCCCGGGCCGGTGCCCGTCTCGTCGATGGCTCCCGTCCCCGGGTAGATGCCGAACTGGTGGGTGGACAGATAGAGGACGGTGGGGTCGGCTTGAAAGATCTCCTGGGTGCCATTCCCGTGGTGGACATCGATGTCGATGATCATCAGGCGTTCGCAGCCGAGCGACTGCACATGGCGAGCGGCGATGGCGATGTTGTTGAGCAGGCAGAAGCCCATGGCCCGTTTCGCCGTGGTGTGATGCCCGGGCGGGCGGATGATCGCGAATCCAGTTGGGGCTCGCCGGTCCCAGACGGCCGCCGCCACCTCGGCCACGGCGCCGGCCGCAAGTAGCGCATCCTCATACGAACTGGGGGTGACAAAGGTCGGGGCGTAGTCGATGATGGCCGGCCCTTGCAGGCACGCTTCGCGCAGGGCGCGCAGGTAGGCGGGAGGATGGACGGGGTCGAGCAAGGCATCGCTTGCAGGGCGAGGATCGAGCTGCGTCAACCGACCGGAGGGAACCCCAGCGATCATGGCTTGCAGCGCCTCGAACCGCTGCGGATTCTCAGGATGGCCGGCGACGACGTGGTCTCGAGAGGGGACGTAGGCCACGGCGACAGGCAGGTCGATGGTCATCGAGTCTGGCTGCTCTCTGCTCGGCGTCGGCCCGCATGTTCACGGCCTGGGGATTGTATCCGTGACCAGCGCCAGGACAGGGCGGGAAGCGGCTCGAAGTTGGATTCCGGCTGCCGACCGCCCGAATCCGCCGCAGGTTGCGCCCGGCGGGCGGGGATGACTACGGCACAGCGATGAAGTGGTAAGGCTGCTCCCAGGTGGAGAAGTAGCTTCGGTCTTCAAGGAAAGGGTAGTTGGCATGAAAGACCTTGTCGAACACCAGGCGAAAGCTATTGACGGGCGTAATCGTCTCATAGAAGAGAGGGCTACCTTCGCCCGCCAGATAGTAGGCGTTGAGAATCGAAGTGCGTTCCGTGAGGTCGGTTTGTCCGGCCGAGTGCCAATCCAACCGGGAGCCAGGTCCATGATCGGCCTGGAGAACGATGATCGGGGGTCTGGGCGACTTCTCGATCAACGAACGGAGAATATCAGGCAAGACACTGTTCAGGTAGGAAACCTGGGCTCGGTAGCCGGAGAGGTAGTCGTCGGGTGTCCCAAGGAACGCGTCCCCATCCATCAGGGTAAATGGACGGTCCTGCAAGACCGGCGCGCCGTCGGCATCGAAGACAAAGGGAGGGTGCGGGAGGATGATGTGGGCGAAGACGAACTTGGGGCCAGGAATCGACGGGCTCTGGCGAAGCTGGTCCAAGGTGAAGAGCAATCGATCGCGGTGGGCCTGGTACCCCGGGGGGGACAAGCGCACGCCGAGAGCCGCGGCCAGGTCCTTCAGGAGCACCAATCCGCTGGTCTCAATGGCCAGGCGCTCCAGCGTGGTGGATGCGCCCACAGGGGCGCGAAGGTAGAGATCGGCGTTCTCTAGCTCTGTCACGCGGTAGCCCGACGGCAGCCCAACGATGCGGTAGCCGTGATCCTCAAGGAAGCGGCGCACGGCGCTCCATCGGATCAGCCGGGCCAGCGGGGCGCGATCGTCCCCCGATGAGGGTAGGGCCGGCTGGAGGGTGTCGATGTACTCGAGGTTGAGCGAGCTCGCCAGGGACAGCGAGGTCTGCATGTAGTTGCTGCGGCTTTGCCCTGCCACAAGGAAGCCAAGGTCCGCGATCTTGTCAAGGAAGGGGCCGTTGTCGTACTGGTAGATGGACCGGAGTACATCCTCGCCTGCGTAGCCATCCACGACGATGTAGTAGATGTCCGGCCAATCCCCGGGCGCATTCGCAGAGGCCGTCTGCGGGGGTTCTTGCCACGGTTGAGAGATCTGGTATTCGTAGAGGACGATTTGCATCAGAGGCACAGCTAGAGCGGCCACGGCCATCACATTCAGGGCGGACGAGAGCGTGGTCACCCGCTGCCGCATGCGAGAAATCGCCCATGCGGCGAGCAGGAACAGCGCTAGCCACGTTGGAGCCAGGATTTCGTGCCGCCCGACCAGCCCGGCGCGAGCGAATAGCCGGAATGTCCCCTCGGTCACCAGCCCTGAGTAGACGTGGCCATAGGAGAAGAAGAGAATCAGGAGCATGGATGTGAGGGCCGACGCCTTGGCGAGATCCCGAAACAATCGGTTGAAAAGGGCAAGGCTGATCCCCATCAACAAAAGGGAAAGCAGGGCAGGCCGAAGCGCGTGGCTTGGCGGCGCCATGTCAATGTTGTGGCCGAGCAGGGAAACAGCGGGAAGCAGCGCGAAAGCCACGACGTGGGCGTGGTTGAGCGGCTTCATGCCTCAAACACCCCGCTCAGCGGAGTCAGGAGTAACCATGAGGCGGCAGCCTGCCGGCAAGCGATTCGGGTCAAATCGAGTGTTCCTCCGATCGGCAGACCCCTTGGCCCTGAGGGCGTCCCCGCGAAACTCTCGCGGCTTGGCCTTGGGGACGAGGGTTCGGGCCATGGCGTGCGCACCGATCCGGAACCTGGCAGGCGATGGTGTCCCGGGCTCCGAGGACTCCGGACGGCCATCGCGCGGTCTCTCGCAAGGTGGACAATTGGTGCCCGGTCCCCGCTTGGCGATGACTCGGGCAAAGCGATTGAGGGCGGAGTCGGCGCATCGATGCCGCTCCCGGATGAGCCCCATGCCTCGCTTGTGCCCCCCATGCCCAAGTGGGGCTGGTTGGCGGGATCGGAGGCAATGAGGCTGGCTCCGTCGTGGTGGGTCGTGGGGCGGGCAGTGGGAGTCCTCGGAGCTGTGGACATAGACCTTGGAAGCCGGATGGGAGGCGATTCGGCCGCGCATCTCGCCGTGGATGGCTGATTGCGCACCGTCCATGCCGGCACCGCCCCGAACGGATTTCGAAGGCTCAGGAGGAGGCGAGGTTCCTCCAGGGGGGCAAGAGCAAGCTGGTCGGG
Above is a window of Anaerolineales bacterium DNA encoding:
- a CDS encoding response regulator — encoded protein: MHVTSMVAVELPPVIEEAVRRAVASLGERQVAIIAEYPAHLPAVRAQAEELPALVEALVGVAAGWVAQGEVRVRAELASPEALEGIPAALVSVRVPPDQVRPEAVKSLEKPQGPTAPEGDPRLELQRAEALAASWKGSLSASWSREQGAEIRLTLPLWAGREVAPGVQAVQRAVEDRLSSLHPGTKTLLLMVEDLELRGLLASDLEQAGYALVVPEHGSDVLPLVRQERPDLVMLDVMLRDPPPFDLATLIKQDRTARNTPVLFLTSGTDEEDPRQVGAVGFVVRPSGTGAILATIQSVLSAGLRRSARVMVVEPNTALREAMIVMLQQQDFRVTEAMAAEEALVLAERLEPAVVLVNAQVAQARDYWLLRRLRRLSESMQIVVMAEAMSEAEGRAAIRRGASGFGETGKLPDLLNQVKRHSGSA
- a CDS encoding L,D-transpeptidase family protein; protein product: MNLSRRDFLRSTVAGLAALAVPAHGRVAAESRPPSLGRVAATWIGLYAEPNFRSNRLTLLKRDELIPLLAEEEAQDGPKHNPLWYRLGDGYAHSGSIQPVRWEPQQPVESIPEPGRLLEVSVPFTRAYARPDPASDPVYRLYFESTHWGEQAEYGIDGRVWYRLVDDLLHIRYYVRAEHMRLIASEELTPISPDVPQEHKRIEVSLASQSLVAYENDHPVLEAKISSGIPNDTPGPNGIPTATPNGRFYIDKKMPVRHMGDGNITSDLEAYELPGVPWVSFFHHTGVGFHGTYWHNDFGRPRSHGCVNMRTSEAKWLYRWTLPEVDLNTTLQIGRGTQVTVV
- the thpR gene encoding RNA 2',3'-cyclic phosphodiesterase, which translates into the protein MRLFVALELEPPVRQRLWRTQADLQHGTEPEWVRWVQPDGIHLTLKFLGDVEAVKAEAISTALNEATARHPRCAFTVSGLGAFPNPDRARVIWVGLEDPDGTVAALQAGVESALGKLGFEPETKPFRPHLTLGRVRDGIGREPAATLAHLLKTAPALDPLPTTSDKVALIQSQLRPTGAVYRVVSRHVLGGPAERLAEGET
- the rsfS gene encoding ribosome silencing factor, which translates into the protein MTEVGTFTDYFVLCSGLSERTLGALADEASRGVKRRHHITCRAQEGTASSGWVLLDFGPVVVHLFLAAVRQYYALEELWRDGRRLVHMP
- the ndk gene encoding nucleoside-diphosphate kinase, which gives rise to MEKTLVLIKPDAVQRGLIGEITARLERRGLRLVAARFLQVDKQLAEKHYAVHKGKPFYEGLIAYITSSPVVAMVWEGPSAIAAVRQTMGATRPTEAAPGSVRHDFGLMVGRNLTHASDSPETAAEEVALWFSPAELVVWSREADRWVFEA
- a CDS encoding tetratricopeptide repeat protein, whose amino-acid sequence is MAEIALRTYVKEIDESIEQEQLDQSIAHCRHILETYPKHLDTYRLLGKAYLEAKRYGDAADLFQRVLSAVPDDFVAHVGMSIVREDEGNLDASLWHMERAFETNPANPTIQQELRRLIGRRDGMEPHKVRLTRGALARMYAHGELYQQAVAELRSALNEDPERPDLQVLLANLYWRMNQRQEAFGVSKAILEKLPFCRDANRILATSLQGADKVEEAASYHRRLAALDPYAAFVESAMVEPSTVDAASVRLEKLAWSPGQSLTPLAQGRPVWAASLGAELKSQKPAPAPVNLPSWLESQPAPEPAPIPAPRQPAEGVHPFAGAKAPPEAPIPEWMGEAGWHPSKGEAAEGPVAFSDSELEGLAGPEGVRPAQPLAAAEMPGWLSEISPPSQPAGPAETSEAPPGGGPPQWMKEIQAMATPAAAAAALHAASSKQDETAAGSLTPEARTPESPDESTVDKLERAELPTWLDDVAPGASETIVYWLGDRDKPGSADAEPLDLEASGVPEGAPDWLQEAAAEEVGFEPASSEPKSLPPAELPGWLSGVAIAAAQEPEQANPPELAGLMDETSEPPAQPEFEAEDRGPSAEEAPDWLRSILGSEPEPEDYAQLPDGVDARASAMDAEPSWLEASSEEGQGEEPPDWLARLTAPQEQPAEAELGEALPEPAGDASGAPVASAAAAATSIDWLRGLLEPSPEEQPTPTEGEPEPEAWLEDLAEPAGASSGLPAEAATAAVGSDDWLRGMVSESADEPVESPSFELEQPEWLGRLVASEAAELPGGPLETPDWVKALAAMEPGAVPEQSLEAEELPAPEWLGRVLAPDVEASGEAGPAEDEAMLDEPPPWAQPAEQDLVPAPPGGRAFTGAGSGRLVPGEPERTAAGVASDTPDWLREFADAASDETAAPTTRSAAAAPPPPDLEYEGALDWLREGETGPIGPEEGEGPPPLVASVASTPTGEVDDEEIFRWLEDLAQRQDDEGVPSGVIPRAEMPSVLPAPTPPSRAPIPEDAQAGMEWLDQLAGVQEPAAAMTGTAAATLWGQTTAEVPASPAPIEEVTAVEQTPPTPPQPERPAAPPPEPEEEDITIWLRSLSMAQPEPESPPPVAEPQPAAPAAARGLPAPAAVAPPPPPAEVPPSPEVPPKKPTWTPVDEAWLQPAPPAPAAPPAPEVVLPPVVAPPATAPSAEAAGAARPKLKSPGGADALARARQHLSKGDFDKASKDYATVIKKKYELETVITELRMAAEHFPSEAGLWQLLGDAYMRAERLDEAVDAYNRGIKAG
- a CDS encoding histone deacetylase, whose amino-acid sequence is MTIDLPVAVAYVPSRDHVVAGHPENPQRFEALQAMIAGVPSGRLTQLDPRPASDALLDPVHPPAYLRALREACLQGPAIIDYAPTFVTPSSYEDALLAAGAVAEVAAAVWDRRAPTGFAIIRPPGHHTTAKRAMGFCLLNNIAIAARHVQSLGCERLMIIDIDVHHGNGTQEIFQADPTVLYLSTHQFGIYPGTGAIDETGTGPGEGTTVNLPLPGYSGDSALLAAAEQIAFPLAQRFQPQMILVSAGFDTHWRDPLANLQLSCAGAYRLLRMLAELADSVCGGRLCLSLEGGYDPQALAGCVEASLCAIASLPQPPDPLGSAPYPEADSTRVLATARQVHRL